The region ACTCTACCCGACGATGATGACGCGGCCGGAAATAACGCAGACCGGTCCGTTTTATACGCTTGTCGGCTGGATGTATTTCATCGATACTCCGATGATCAACCTCTTCCCGTCGCTCCATTGCCTCGAAAGCTGGATGTGTTTCCGAGGGTCGCTCCATCTGAAAGGTATCAGAAAGTGGTACGCGCCGGTTTCCTTCGTATTCACGATGCTCGTGTTTGCTTCAACCGTACTGATACACCAGCACGTTCTGATAGACATACCGGCCGGCGTGCTGGTCGCCGAGATCGGCCTTCTCATCTGCCGCTTGACACGCGCAGACCGGATCTTTGCGTCCATTAACAAAAAGCGCCTCGCAACAGACGCCCGAAAGGAAATGTCACTTGAGCAATAGCCCGACTAACGAAAGCGAGAACGACGTAAAGCAACAGCGCGGCTCTCACCGCGTTCTGTGGTCTATTCTCTTTATAGTCATAGCGGCGCTCAGCGTGGTTGCCGTAACTTCCTTCAACCGCAACTTTCATTTCAGCGAGTTTTTCAAAAGCGCCACCTCCGCTTCTGCTCCGTGGATCGTCGCGGCGGTATGCGGCACGTTTGGATATATTCTGTTTGAAGCGCTTTCGCTGATGTATATATGCCGTTCCTTCGGATACGGAAGACGCCTGAAAAGCGGACTGCTCTACTC is a window of Clostridia bacterium DNA encoding:
- a CDS encoding phosphatase PAP2 family protein, producing the protein MKLLRKIFPKYAVIPLWTVLGFNMLAYYLPKLLLLLGVIGPPHMLAEDTTANVNLIFLGVDVPLVPVFIIIYVLSYVQWVVGFTLIARESEELCYRFMTGEIIAKFISLTVFILYPTMMTRPEITQTGPFYTLVGWMYFIDTPMINLFPSLHCLESWMCFRGSLHLKGIRKWYAPVSFVFTMLVFASTVLIHQHVLIDIPAGVLVAEIGLLICRLTRADRIFASINKKRLATDARKEMSLEQ